The sequence CTCAGGTACCATCTCACTACATGCCCTGTTCTCGAGAATCTGCTATTAATCAAATGAAAATAACACACTGCGTATGTTACAGACGAATTCCTTCATTCATTACATATCAACGCGTGCCAGGTAGCGTTTGCTATCTATCTTCGTgtctgaataatatttcattttttgccAGGGTAGATTGAAATACAAAGCACTAAAGAAATTCGAAATGCAACATAAAGTATAGTTGACAGTAACATAATTTGAACTCAACCCATGTCCGGTGGTTCTCAAACAAATTCATGCCCGTTACCTCCATGTTGAACCACCGAGTCTAATCACCTCCTCAGTACCACTAGACCGGCTAGGACCCTTGTCTTTGCCTGGATCCTCCTTCTGGTTGTTCAAGTCACCATATAGATCCTTAAGTTTGGCTAAATTACTAGATGCAGATGCCTTTTCACGATTTTGATCATATCCGATCCTTTCGTGAATGCTTTGACTTCTGCTCCTGCTTCTGCTACGGCTCCGACTATGGAGAGAACTACCTTCTCCACGACGGTGCCCTTCATGTTCACTCCTATCATAATCCCTTCGATAGCTATTTCTGGATCGTCTGTCATAATCATGCCTCCTATCTCTATCTCTATCTCTATCTCTATCTCTACCTCTACCTCTGTCCCTACCTCTCCCATGGTCCCTGTCACGGGAACGATCCTTATCCCTGTCTCTTTCCCGCTCACGGTCTTTGTCCCTGTCCCGATCCCTGTCTGGATATTCTCGATCTGACAAATCACGGCTCTGGCTCCGATGGTGATTGGGGGACCGTCTAGAATCGGCATCTCTATCATAAGATGGAGTTATTGTTCGACGAACTGGAGATGAATCCCTAGTTGATGCACGGTGTGGAGCACGCTGACCAAAAGAGACTGAAAGGGAAGCTTTGACAGAAGGTGGCCTCCTGGCAGTCTCCTCAGATCCACGAGTGGTCTCACCAGTAGTTCCGCAATGTTTTGTAGGCAGTTTCATATTTTCAAGATTTGTTACAATGGTTCGCAAAACTGGAACAGGGATCCGTGGGAAAAGAGTGTCAAAGTAATACtgcattcagaaacaaatagtGAGGAATGGAAGCTTAGCAGTTGATGGAGAAAATTTTGAGATATAAAGTGGTGAAAATAACCTGTCCAAGAAGCAAATCGCGTACATACACACACATCGTGGTCATTCGGCCGTTTGAACCAGGAGAGAATTCCTGACGTTTAATAAAGAATGTCCACAGAAATCAGCTTTATCATATGGCGACACTCAACTGGGTTAAAATTGGAAGGTATGGAAaccgaaaataaataaactaggGCCTATACAGTGAAGCGCCGAAAGATGCCACTGTAAAACTAAATGGCAGTTTCAAAGAAATTTTCATCGAAAAAAGATGTAAGTTCTTCAAAATCCATTAAGTCAACCCCCACCCCACTCCTTAACCTACGCATGCAACACATTATGAAACTTTACAGAGAAGTGGAAAGTGTTGTTGACTGACATTAATTTTCACCACTCTATCCCAA comes from Primulina huaijiensis isolate GDHJ02 chromosome 17, ASM1229523v2, whole genome shotgun sequence and encodes:
- the LOC140962862 gene encoding pre-mRNA splicing factor SR-like 1 isoform X2 — protein: MSEIKSAGRSIDLLFEKVLCMNILSSDYFRDLLRLKTYHEVIDEIYTTVTHVEPWMTGNCRGPSTAFCLLYKFFTMKLTVKQVHGLLKHPDSPYIRAIGFLYLRYVADSKTLWSWYEPYLKDDEEFSPGSNGRMTTMCVYVRDLLLGQYYFDTLFPRIPVPVLRTIVTNLENMKLPTKHCGTTGETTRGSEETARRPPSVKASLSVSFGQRAPHRASTRDSSPVRRTITPSYDRDADSRRSPNHHRSQSRDLSDREYPDRDRDRDKDRERERDRDKDRSRDRDHGRGRDRDRDRRHDYDRRSRNSYRRDYDRSEHEGHRRGEGSSLHSRSRSRSRSRSQSIHERIGYDQNREKASASSNLAKLKDLYGDLNNQKEDPGKDKGPSRSSGTEEVIRLGGSTWR
- the LOC140962862 gene encoding pre-mRNA splicing factor SR-like 1 isoform X1, whose translation is MSEIKSAGRSIDLLFEKVLCMNILSSDYFRDLLRLKTYHEVIDEIYTTVTHVEPWMTGNCRGPSTAFCLLYKFFTMKLTVKQVHGLLKHPDSPYIRAIGFLYLRYVADSKTLWSWYEPYLKDDEEFSPGSNGRMTTMCVYVRDLLLGQYYFDTLFPRIPVPVLRTIVTNLENMKLPTKHCGTTGETTRGSEETARRPPSVKASLSVSFGQRAPHRASTRDSSPVRRTITPSYDRDADSRRSPNHHRSQSRDLSDREYPDRDRDRDKDRERERDRDKDRSRDRDHGRGRDRGRGRDRDRDRDRDRRHDYDRRSRNSYRRDYDRSEHEGHRRGEGSSLHSRSRSRSRSRSQSIHERIGYDQNREKASASSNLAKLKDLYGDLNNQKEDPGKDKGPSRSSGTEEVIRLGGSTWR